The following coding sequences are from one Capsicum annuum cultivar UCD-10X-F1 chromosome 3, UCD10Xv1.1, whole genome shotgun sequence window:
- the LOC107862485 gene encoding calcium-dependent protein kinase 10, translating into MGNCNACIRPEEASKTDPSPTKPKKPRERRPNPYSGSPAPIRVLKDFFPKTRISDKYILGRELGRGEFGVTYLCTDRETREALACKSISKKKLRTAVDIEDVRREVAIMSSLPDHPNIVKLRATYEDNEAVHLVMELCEGGELFDRIVARGHYSERAAAGVARTVAEVVRMCHANGVMHRDLKPENFLFANKKEHSALKAIDFGLSVFFKPGERFSEIVGSPYYMAPEVLKRNYGPEVDIWSAGVILYILLCGVPPFWAETEQGVALAILRGVIDFKREPWPQVSEKAKSLVRQMLEPDPKKRLTAQQVLDHPWIQNAKKASNVPLGDIVRTRLKQFSIMNRFKKKALRVIAEHLKLEEIEVIREMFALMDCDGDGKITYDELKAGLRKVGSQLAEAEMKLLMDVADVDGNGVLDYGEFVAVIIHLQRMENDEHFRRAFMFFDRDGSGYIELDELREALADDSGACDTDVVNEIMREVDTDKDGQISYEEFVAMMKTGTDWRKASRQYSRERFKSLSVNLMKDGSLQLQDVLSGQTVIV; encoded by the exons ATGGGTAACTGCAACGCCTGCATAAGACCAGAAGAAGCTTCAAAAACCGATCCTTCTCCAACAAAACCAAAGAAGCCCAGAGAACGTAGACCGAATCCCTACTCCGGATCACCTGCACCTATCAGAGTGCTGAAGGATTTCTTTCCTAAGACACGAATATCAGATAAGTATATATTAGGACGAGAATTGGGTAGGGGTGAATTCGGAGTAACTTATCTATGCACAGACAGGGAGACACGTGAAGCGCTAGCGTGTAAGTCCATTTCAAAGAAGAAGCTTCGAACAGCTGTGGATATCGAAGATGTTAGAAGAGAAGTTGCTATTATGTCTAGCCTTCCTGATCATCCAAATATTGTTAAGTTGAGAGCTACTTATGAAGATAATGAAGCTGTTCATCTTGTTATGGAGTTGTGTGAAGGTGGAGAGTTATTCGATCGAATTGTAGCTAGAGGTCATTACAGTGAAAGAGCTGCTGCTGGGGTTGCTAGAACTGTAGCGGAAGTTGTTAGGATGTGTCATGCCAATGGTGTTATGCATAGAGACTTGAAGCCTGAGAATTTTCTGTTTGCTAATAAGAAAGAACATTCTGCTCTTAAGGCCATTGATTTTGGCCTATCCGTCTTTTTCAAGCCTG GAGAAAGATTCTCTGAGATTGTGGGAAGTCCATACTACATGGCACCAGAGGTGTTGAAGAGGAATTATGGACCTGAAGTTGATATTTGGAGCGCTGgtgtcatactatatattttgttatgtggGGTTCCTCCATTTTGGGCtg AAACTGAACAAGGGGTTGCTCTTGCAATTTTGAGGGGAGTGATTGATTTTAAGAGGGAACCATGGCCTCAAGTCTCCGAAAAGGCAAAAAGTCTAGTTAGACAGATGCTGGAACCTGACCCGAAGAAGCGGTTGACAGCCCAACAGGTCCTTG ATCATCCCTGGATTCAAAATGCGAAAAAGGCTTCAAATGTTCCATTGGGAGATATTGTCAGGACAAGACTGAAGCAGTTTTCTATCATGAACAGATTCAAAAAGAAAGCTTTGCGG GTCATTGCCGAGCACTTGAAACTTGAAGAGATTGAAGTAATTAGAGAGATGTTTGCATTGATGGACTGTGATGGTGATGGGAAAATAACATATGATGAACTAAAGGCTGGACTTAGAAAGGTTGGCTCCCAGTTGGCAGAAGCAGAGATGAAGTTGCTGATGGATGTG GCTGATGTTGATGGAAATGGAGTACTAGACTACGGGGAGTTTGTAGCAGTTATAATCCACTTACAGAGAATGGAAAATGATGAGCATTTTCGTAGAGCATTCATGTTTTTTGACAGGGATGGAAGTGGTTATATTGAGCTTGATGAGCTACGAGAAGCTTTAGCAGATGATTCAGGAGCATGCGACACTGATGTAGTGAATGAGATCATGCGCGAAGTTGATACAGACAAG GATGGACAAATCAGTTACGAGGAGTTTGTAGCAATGATGAAGACGGGAACCGATTGGAGAAAGGCATCTCGACAATACTCAAGAGAAAGATTCAAAAGCTTAAGCGTTAATCTAATGAAGGATGGGTCTCTCCAGCTTCAGGATGTACTCAGCGGCCAAACAGTCATCGTTTAA